In Paenibacillus algicola, a genomic segment contains:
- a CDS encoding metallophosphoesterase, whose amino-acid sequence MFIAAGIAILLVYALLVYYIGRSLWKWMSPKPARWLKAAYIIILTVVSTSFILGRFFGGVTILSMIGSYWMALFYVLILLLPLTHLLLWVMKLASLHSHRTEKRAGITVLVLSAAIIGFGIYNAYSPVVRSYEVTIPKAADVESLNIVMAADMHFGLLSGAGHAERMVEEMNRLQPDLVLIPGDVIDDDLEAYLDLGMVELLKGIQSKYGVYTSLGNHDRFDGEITELIAALEQSGMQVLYDETAEVQGITIAGRRDKQDAGRAGLSQILSGRDLTAPVLLLDHQPNALDEAQEAGTDLVVSGHTHNGQVFPGNLITGALFENDWGYLQKGSMHSIVTSGYGFWGPPIRLGSRSEIVQIEVTFQP is encoded by the coding sequence ATGTTTATAGCTGCTGGGATTGCCATACTGCTTGTTTACGCACTGCTGGTCTACTACATTGGCCGAAGCCTGTGGAAGTGGATGAGTCCGAAGCCGGCCCGCTGGCTGAAGGCCGCATATATTATCATACTGACCGTTGTTTCGACCTCGTTTATTCTGGGGCGGTTTTTTGGCGGCGTCACAATTCTGAGTATGATCGGATCATACTGGATGGCGCTCTTTTATGTTCTCATTCTGCTGCTGCCGCTGACGCATTTGCTGCTGTGGGTGATGAAGCTGGCTTCTTTGCACTCCCATCGTACGGAGAAAAGAGCCGGAATCACGGTACTGGTGCTGTCGGCCGCTATTATTGGCTTCGGAATTTACAACGCTTATAGTCCGGTAGTCCGCTCTTATGAGGTTACTATTCCCAAAGCCGCAGACGTGGAGTCTCTGAACATCGTGATGGCGGCAGATATGCACTTTGGACTGTTATCCGGCGCCGGGCATGCCGAAAGAATGGTAGAGGAGATGAACCGGCTGCAGCCGGATCTCGTGCTGATTCCGGGGGATGTCATTGACGATGATCTGGAGGCTTACCTGGACCTCGGCATGGTGGAGCTGCTGAAGGGAATTCAGAGTAAATACGGGGTGTACACCTCGCTTGGAAACCACGACCGCTTTGATGGAGAGATCACCGAGCTGATCGCAGCTTTGGAGCAAAGCGGAATGCAGGTGCTCTATGATGAAACGGCCGAGGTGCAGGGCATAACGATTGCGGGACGGCGGGACAAGCAGGATGCAGGTCGGGCGGGGCTGTCGCAAATCCTGAGTGGACGCGATTTGACCGCGCCCGTGCTGCTGCTGGATCACCAGCCGAACGCTTTGGACGAAGCGCAGGAGGCAGGGACGGACCTGGTCGTGTCGGGGCATACCCACAACGGTCAGGTGTTCCCTGGCAATCTCATTACCGGCGCGCTGTTTGAGAATGATTGGGGCTATTTGCAAAAAGGCAGCATGCACTCCATCGTAACCTCCGGCTACGGCTTCTGGGGACCGCCCATCCGCCTCGGCTCGCGCTCGGAGATCGTGCAGATCGAGGTCACCTTTCAGCCGTAG